The Gordonibacter urolithinfaciens genome contains a region encoding:
- a CDS encoding FAD-dependent oxidoreductase — protein MADFDAVVVGAGCAGSVAACVLAREGKSVLMIERGSDAGAKNMTGGRLYAHALRTVFPDFESEAPLERKIVRERVSLMTEDENTTVEFASPRLGADELVSYSVLRGPFDRWLASKAEGAGAECIYGIAVDDLVWEGERIVGVRAGDDELTADVTILADGANSLLSEKARLAKRPSPHQLAVSAKEVVELPEQTVTDRFQANPGEGAAWLFAGAATHGHVGGGFLYTNRASVSIGVVATLSDLCTSSTPVYQMLEDFKNHPAVAPVLAGGRTVEYSGHLIPEGGFNMVPELYRDGCLLTGDAAMLCINLGYQVRGMDYAIAAGRMAAEAALEALDAGDVSAARLAAYRAKLEDSFVLKDLAAYRGFPAFMEGTPRIFDGYPQMAADIMRGLFAVDGSPVQPLKGKVMGPVKGVGVLNLLKDVRKGMRVL, from the coding sequence ATGGCGGATTTCGATGCCGTGGTCGTGGGGGCCGGTTGCGCCGGCTCCGTTGCGGCCTGCGTGCTTGCCCGCGAGGGCAAGAGCGTGCTCATGATAGAACGCGGCTCCGATGCCGGGGCGAAGAACATGACCGGCGGGCGCTTGTACGCCCATGCGCTAAGGACGGTGTTTCCCGATTTCGAGAGCGAGGCGCCCCTCGAGCGCAAGATCGTGCGGGAGCGGGTTTCCCTCATGACCGAGGACGAGAACACGACGGTGGAGTTCGCTTCGCCGCGCCTGGGGGCGGATGAGCTGGTCTCGTACTCGGTGCTGCGCGGGCCGTTCGACCGCTGGCTCGCTTCGAAGGCCGAAGGGGCCGGCGCGGAGTGCATCTACGGGATAGCCGTGGATGACCTCGTGTGGGAGGGCGAGCGCATCGTGGGCGTGCGCGCGGGCGATGACGAGCTCACGGCCGACGTGACCATCCTGGCCGACGGCGCGAACTCGCTGCTGTCCGAGAAGGCGAGGCTCGCCAAGCGCCCGTCGCCGCACCAGCTGGCCGTGAGCGCCAAGGAGGTCGTGGAGCTACCCGAGCAGACCGTGACCGACCGCTTCCAGGCGAACCCCGGGGAGGGGGCGGCCTGGCTCTTCGCGGGGGCTGCGACGCATGGGCACGTGGGCGGCGGCTTCCTGTACACGAACCGCGCGTCCGTGTCCATCGGGGTCGTGGCCACTCTGTCCGACCTCTGCACGTCGTCGACTCCGGTGTACCAGATGCTGGAGGACTTCAAGAACCATCCGGCCGTGGCGCCGGTGCTGGCCGGCGGGCGCACGGTGGAGTACTCGGGGCATCTCATCCCCGAGGGCGGTTTCAACATGGTGCCGGAGCTGTACCGCGACGGCTGCCTGCTTACGGGCGATGCCGCCATGCTCTGCATCAACCTGGGATACCAGGTGCGCGGCATGGACTACGCCATCGCGGCGGGCAGGATGGCGGCGGAGGCGGCCCTCGAGGCGCTGGACGCGGGCGACGTCTCGGCTGCGAGGCTCGCGGCGTACCGCGCCAAGCTGGAGGACAGCTTCGTCCTCAAGGACCTCGCGGCCTATCGCGGCTTCCCGGCGTTCATGGAGGGCACCCCGAGGATATTCGACGGGTACCCGCAGATGGCGGCCGACATCATGCGCGGCCTGTTCGCGGTGGACGGCTCGCCGGTGCAACCGCTTAAAGGAAAGGTCATGGGGCCGGTCAAGGGCGTGGGCGTGCTCAACCTGCTCAAGGATGTGCGAAAGGGGATGAGGGTCCTATGA
- a CDS encoding ferredoxin family protein, with product MIEVSVNVDEKLAVDKFEVDEGNPHIVLREEPDPAAFDKLVLCCPAGLYRRDEEGSPSFDCAGCLECGTCRMLCGDTLLEKWEFPQGGMGVSYRYG from the coding sequence ATGATAGAGGTCTCGGTCAACGTCGACGAGAAGCTCGCTGTTGACAAGTTCGAGGTGGACGAGGGGAACCCGCACATCGTATTGCGCGAAGAGCCCGACCCGGCCGCGTTCGACAAGCTGGTGCTGTGCTGCCCGGCAGGGCTCTATCGGCGAGACGAGGAGGGCAGCCCGAGCTTCGACTGCGCGGGCTGCCTGGAATGCGGGACCTGCCGCATGCTCTGCGGCGACACCCTTCTCGAGAAGTGGGAGTTTCCCCAGGGGGGCATGGGCGTTTCGTACCGTTACGGGTGA
- a CDS encoding ABC transporter permease, with translation MEATLRKTGALLGKDLKDVVKNPTMLVCCLLPVGFMLFYKNAVGGGMEGEQAEAFSSMLVSWSLLFTATMVASMATLNAIAEEKEKHTLRTLMLANVSAEQMLASRGLVTLLAIGVVDAACYLVIGQPPAGLPAFLAIGMAGSVPIVLLSLLLGLVARDQMSAGVLSMPILIAGIAPMFAQMVDGLSDIAPYLPTGGMNELGLLLARGELLSSDAIVPVATTLAWVAVAAVAFALLYRRLARDN, from the coding sequence ATGGAAGCCACGTTGCGCAAGACCGGGGCGCTGCTCGGCAAGGACCTCAAGGACGTGGTGAAGAACCCCACCATGCTCGTATGCTGCCTCTTGCCCGTAGGGTTCATGCTCTTCTACAAGAATGCGGTGGGCGGCGGCATGGAAGGCGAGCAGGCCGAGGCGTTCTCCTCGATGCTCGTGTCGTGGTCGCTGCTGTTCACCGCCACCATGGTGGCCTCCATGGCCACGCTGAACGCCATCGCCGAGGAGAAGGAGAAACACACGCTGCGCACGCTCATGCTGGCGAACGTGAGCGCCGAGCAGATGCTGGCCTCGCGGGGCCTGGTCACGCTGCTCGCCATCGGCGTGGTCGATGCGGCATGCTACCTGGTGATCGGGCAGCCGCCGGCCGGCCTGCCGGCGTTCCTCGCGATCGGCATGGCGGGATCGGTGCCCATCGTGCTGCTGTCGCTCTTGCTGGGGCTGGTGGCGCGCGACCAGATGTCTGCCGGCGTGCTGAGCATGCCCATCCTCATCGCGGGAATCGCCCCCATGTTCGCCCAGATGGTCGACGGCCTCTCGGACATCGCCCCCTACCTGCCCACCGGCGGCATGAACGAGCTGGGGCTGCTTCTGGCGCGGGGCGAGCTGCTCTCGTCCGACGCCATCGTGCCCGTAGCCACCACGCTCGCCTGGGTGGCCGTGGCCGCCGTGGCCTTCGCCCTGCTCTACCGACGCCTGGCGCGCGACAACTAG